The Bos indicus x Bos taurus breed Angus x Brahman F1 hybrid chromosome 13, Bos_hybrid_MaternalHap_v2.0, whole genome shotgun sequence genome includes a region encoding these proteins:
- the LOC113902866 gene encoding trophoblast Kunitz domain protein 1 — MRRLCLSAALLFLLVILVDSTPLNIHHIQDEGLETGHRRGPEKRSVIDVATSIIDGIDTGTKIVKKGAGILTGLAEIITKAIKGQVMISRIQFYNHTWEELPTLNIEYSILSGENKGVETSHRRGVEKRSVIDVVTSIINGVATGTKIVTKGACILTGLAEIINKAIRGQVMISGIQFDNHTLEEYQTLKIKYSALNKENKASKPALCLEPKLTGGCNSMMTRYFYNAQTGLCEQFVYGGCEGNGNNFKKLEDCMKTCSQEAGSLW, encoded by the exons ATGAGACGGCTCTGCCTCTCTGcagcccttctcttcctcctggtTATCCTGGTGGACAGCACCCCGCTGAATATACACCATATCCAGGATGAAG GTTTGGAGACAGGCCATAGAAGGGGACCTGAGAAGCGTTCAGTAATAGATGTGGCTACAAGTATCATCGACGGTATTGATACAG gtACCAAGATTGTCAAAAAGGGAGCTGGTATACTAACAGGATTGGCTGAAATAATCACAAAAGCAATTAAAG GTCAGGTGATGATTTCCAGAATACAATTTTATAACCATACATGGGAAGAATTGCCAACACTCAACATTGAATACTCTATATTAAGTGGGGAGAATAAAG GTGTGGAGACAAGCCATAGAAGGGGAGTTGAGAAGCGTTCAGTAATAGATGTGGTTACAAGTATCATCAATGGTGTGGCTACAG GTACCAAGATTGTCACAAAGGGAGCCTGTATACTAACGGGATTGGCTgaaataatcaataaagcaattAGAG GTCAGGTGATGATTTCTGGAATACAATTCGATAACCACACACTGGAGGAATACCAAACACTCAAGATTAAATACTCAGCACTCAACAAGGAGAATAAAG CTTCTAagcctgccctctgcctggagccaAAATTAACAGGTGGCTGCAATTCCATGATGACCAGGTACTTCTACAATGCCCAGACTGGCCTCTGTGAGCAGTTTGTGTATGGTGGCTGTGAAGGGAATGGAAACAACTTCAAAAAGTTAGAGGACTGCATGAAGACCTGCTCTCAAGAGGCAGGGTCCCTGTGGTAA